Part of the Streptomyces antimycoticus genome, CGCATCCGGGTCGAGCCCCTGGGGGGGGCGTTTACCCACCGTGACGGACCTTTGCGCCACGTGGCATCCTCGCGAGATCATCCCGGTCGTCACCCTCACCATGAACTGAACGGTGGCGCCTACTGGTCGAAGATCCGCGACTGGAGGCTGTCGCCACCCACCCCACAAGGGCAGCTGCGGTCGGTCGATCTGCCGACGCAGCACCGCGACCTCGTGGCGGAGAATGAAAATCTCGGCGTTGCTCGCGGCGGTCGATTGGCCCAGCAAAAGGAAGCAGCCCAGCAGTCGACAGACGATCAGGTAGAGCAGTCGCAGGCCCACGATCAGTGATCACGCCCATACCTGGGCGATCACAAAGCCCCAGGTCAACCACCGTACGGCAATAAAGACGCCCTTCAGACCTACGAGCGCATGACCAGGTGCAGGAACCCTGCCAGCGCAATAGCGACCGTCACGCCGGCCCCCAGCCCCTCCGCGCGGCCGACCGCCGCCCCGCCGATCAAGCTCGCCAGCAGGATGACCACCCACCGCAGCGGCAGCCCTTCGCTGCCGGAGCCGTTCTCTCCTGCACCCGCGGCGAGTTCAGCCTGGATACGGTCGGCCTCCTCCCGCAGTCCGTCCACGCGGCGGCGAGCGGCGCGCTCGTGCTGCTCCAGCAGGCCAACGATCGAGGGCATCTGTGGCCTCCCCAGAAGCAACGACACGACACGCCACCACTCCCACAGGACCGCCACCCCTATGCCCGACCAGCGAAAACTCCGTCCTCAAGCCCGGAAAGACAACGGCTTCTCAGCTTCGCTTCCGCCTGAACTCAGCGGTACCCCGTGCGGTGTTCGGCGCGGGCCACCAGGCTGCGTTCGAGATCGGGGTCGCCGGTGAGCCGATGAGCCGGGGAACCACGTCGGTGACCACGGAAACCTCGCCCCTCTCGATCGCCTGGTACCACGAGATCCATGTCTCGATCTGTTCCCCGCTCATGCCCAGTCGCCATCGCCGTGCGAAGGCTTCCTCGAGGGTCTCGGGTTCGTAGCGGTAGGGCCGACCGGTGGCTGCGGCGATCCGGGTGACCGCTTCGTCGAGAGTCAGGGCCTCGGGCCCGGTGATCTCAAGGGTCGCGCCGTCGTGCTCCGAGCGGGGACCCTCGTCGAGGGCGACGGCCGCGATCACGGCGGCGATGTCCTCGTGGGTGACGAAGGCGGCCCGGCCTGTCGTCGCAGGGCCGCTCACAACGAATTCCTCGTTGGCGAGGGCGGCAGGCGTCGACGCGTAGAAGCCCGCCCGGAGCACTGTGTGGCGG contains:
- a CDS encoding NAD(P)H-binding protein, encoding MPDKNHATVAVTGVTGALGSRIAARLAGHGVPQLLVGRSPDQMPELPGAQRRGPAAYADAADMRRALEGASTLILVSGHRTGRRLEEHATAVEAAIAVGVDRVLYVSLVSAAPTATYLNARDQWLTEQFLAGAGIRHTVLRAGFYASTPAALANEEFVVSGPATTGRAAFVTHEDIAAVIAAVALDEGPRSEHDGATLEITGPEALTLDEAVTRIAAATGRPYRYEPETLEEAFARRWRLGMSGEQIETWISWYQAIERGEVSVVTDVVPRLIGSPATPISNAAWWPAPNTARGTAEFRRKRS